Within the uncultured Draconibacterium sp. genome, the region CGGTCTTCCCAAACCGAATTCATCCCGGGCACATTAGGATGAATTACCAGCCCGTCGAAATCATTCATAAACAAAATATTACTGCCCTCTCCCAAAACGATTAGCTTTTCCTCTTTCCAGCTTTTATTGGAATTCAGAAAAACATCCAGGTCTTCCAGTTCGGTAAATTCGAAATAATATTTTGCCTTGGCATCGATGCCAAATGTATTGTGTGCCTTTAGCGAATGATTTTCAGAAAAGCGGATCATAGAATAAATTTTGCGCAAAGATAAAAGCTCCATTGATTAATGATGAAGGATTAAGGATTAATTTGCCTGCAATGCTTTAATGCGAGAATGCTTAAATTACAAAATTGCGAAACTGATAAATTGTAAAATTGTATGTAAAGAACACCTCCAACTCATACCCACTTTTGCCATTGCATTTTGCCAACTGCCTATCAAACCACTTAACATCAGTCCTTCCGTTCTTTGTGAGACTCTGTATCTTCTCTGTGTAACTCTGTGGTAAAATATATTGAAAGAAGATTGACCCCACAAGAAGAATCTTCCGTCTTCGGACTTCCTGCTTCTTACCTTTTTCTATCTTTACAACAAAATCATTTCATTCACTTGAAGCGCAAAAAACAAATAATTGTTTCTGTTACCAACGACCTGGTTGCCGACAACCGGGCGCACAAAGTATGCACATCGCTGGAAGAAATGGGATTCGATGTTTTGCTGGTTGGCCGGAAACTAAAAAACAGTCAACCGCTCACCCGAATTTACCAGACTCACCGAATGCGTTTGCTTTTTTCAAAAGGTGCATGTTTTTACGCCGAATACAATTTCCGATTGTTTCTGTTATTACTTTTCCGAAAAGCCGATGTTTTGCTGGCGAACGATCTGGATGCGCTTGCTGCCAATTACCTGGCTTCAAAAATCAAACGAACGGAGCTTGTTTACGATAGCCACGAATATTTTACTGAAGTTCCGGAATTAATCGGCCGCCCGCGAATAAAGCACATTTGGGAGTGGCTGGAAAGTAAAATGCTTCCGAATTTAAAACACTGTTATACGGTTTGTGATTCGATTGCGGCTGTCTACCACAAAAAATACGGGGTGCCATTTCGAGTTGTCAGAAATATTCCTGCCTCAAAAAATACGGTTCAGTCTAACGAAAAAGAAAACCAGCAAAAAATCATTCTTTATCAGGGAGCTGTAAATATTGGTCGCGGACTTGAGCAAGCCATAAAAGCCATGCATTTTATTGAAGGCGCACAAATTGTAATTGCCGGCGACGGAGATATTAAAGAACAGCTTGAAGAATTGGTACGCACAGAAAAACTGGAAGATAAAGTCCATTTTACAGGCCGTCTTTCCATTGAAGAACTGGCTAAACTAACGCCCACTGCCGATGTTGGGTTATCGATTGAAGAAGATTTGGGACTGAACTATCGTTTCGCCCTGCCGAATAAATTGTTTGACTACATCAGAGCCGGAGTTCCGGTGTTGATTAGTGATTTGCCGGAGATGAAAGCCATTGTTGAAAAATACAATATTGGCGCTATCAGTAATTCGCACGATCCAAAAGAACTGGCTGACGCGATCAATGAAGCCTTGAATAATTCAGCCAAACGAAAAACCTGGAAAACCAACCTTGTTCAGGCATCGAAAGAACTAACATGGGAAAATGAAGCGGAAGTTTTGAAAGGTATTTTTTCTGAATTTCTGTAAAGCTCGAAAACAGTATTACACATTTTTCTCCAGCAAATTTTCAAACTCAATTTCATCGGTATTCTTTGCCGAATCATTCAATTTGCCATTGGCACAAACCAGCGTTCGCGCAGGTTTTTTGGCTATAGCGGCATAATCGTGCGTGGCCATCAAAATGGTTTTCCCATCGTTATTCAACTGGATAAACAGGTCCAGAATATCTTCCGAAGTTTCAGGATCGAGGTTTCCGGTTGGCTCGTCGGCCAAAATAATATCGGCATGATTTAAAATGGCACGCGCAATAACAACACGCTGCTGTTCGCCACCACTTAACTGATGTGGCATTTTTTCTTTTTTGTGCAACATTCCAACGCGCTCGAGTACTTCATCAACGCGGTTTTCAATTTCCAGCTTGTTTTTCCATCCGGTCGCTTTCAACACAAAAGACAGGTTGGCATACACATTCCGATCGGTAAGC harbors:
- a CDS encoding glycosyltransferase, which translates into the protein MKRKKQIIVSVTNDLVADNRAHKVCTSLEEMGFDVLLVGRKLKNSQPLTRIYQTHRMRLLFSKGACFYAEYNFRLFLLLLFRKADVLLANDLDALAANYLASKIKRTELVYDSHEYFTEVPELIGRPRIKHIWEWLESKMLPNLKHCYTVCDSIAAVYHKKYGVPFRVVRNIPASKNTVQSNEKENQQKIILYQGAVNIGRGLEQAIKAMHFIEGAQIVIAGDGDIKEQLEELVRTEKLEDKVHFTGRLSIEELAKLTPTADVGLSIEEDLGLNYRFALPNKLFDYIRAGVPVLISDLPEMKAIVEKYNIGAISNSHDPKELADAINEALNNSAKRKTWKTNLVQASKELTWENEAEVLKGIFSEFL
- a CDS encoding ATP-binding cassette domain-containing protein; this translates as MDKKTVIKLLDASIYQYDNLILSGVDVEVQEGEFIYVVGKVGTGKTSLIKTLNAELPLEFGSGTVLDFDLVGLKKRNIPLLRRRLGVVFQDFRLLTDRNVYANLSFVLKATGWKNKLEIENRVDEVLERVGMLHKKEKMPHQLSGGEQQRVVIARAILNHADIILADEPTGNLDPETSEDILDLFIQLNNDGKTILMATHDYAAIAKKPARTLVCANGKLNDSAKNTDEIEFENLLEKNV